The following is a genomic window from Actinomycetota bacterium.
GAGCCTGGTCGGCGACGTCACGGTGGAGGAGGGCGCTTCGGTCTGGTACGGAGCCGTCGTCCGCGCGGACTACGCCCCGGTGGTGATCCGCGCGGGAGCCAACGTGCAGGACGGGGCCGTCATCCACGGACCCCCCGGTCATACGACCGAGATCGGTGCGGGTGCGACCGTCGCCCACAACTGCGTGGTCCACGGCGCGACCATCGGCTCCGAGGCGTTGGTCGCCAACGGGTCGATCGTCCTCGACGGCGCGAAGGTCGGCGCCCGCTGCCTCGTCGCCGCGGGCTCGGTCGTGCAGACGAACGCCGAGGTGGAGGACGGGATGCTCGTGGCCGGCGCGCCAGCCCAGGTGAAGCGGCCCATCGACGGGACCCCCGCCGAGATCTGGGTGAACCTCAACCCGCAGGCGTACCGGGAGCTCGCCGACCGGCACCGCACGGGCCTGCGCGAGGTTCAGGCGTCGAACCTGTAGCCGAGGCCGCGCACCGTCTTCAGGTGCTCGGGAGCCTTGGGGTCACGCTCGACCTTGGCGCGCAGGCGCTTCACGTGGACATCGAGCGTCCGCGTGTCGCCGTAGTAGTCCTCACCCCACACCTGCGATATGAGCGAGTCGCGCGTCATGAGCCTGCCCGGGCGGCGCACGAGCGCCTCCAGGAGCGCGAACTCCTTCGGAGGGAGATCGACGACCGTCCCCCGGACCCGCACCTCGTGTCGCTCGGCGTCTAGCGAGACCGGACCGCACTCCACCACCGTCGGCGGGGCTTCCTCCGAGGGCGCGGTCCCGCGCCTCAGCACGGCTCGGACGCGCGCGACGAGCTCCCGGATCGAGAAGGGCTTCGTGACGTAATCGTCGGCGCCCAGCTCCAGGCCCAGGACCTTGTCCGCCTCGGCGTCCTTCGCCGTGACCATGATGATCGGCGTGGAGGAGGTCCGGCGTATCGTGCGACAGATGTCCATCCCCGAGACGCCGGGCAGCATGACGTCGAGGAGGACGAGGTCCGGGCGCCACGCACGGACGTACTCGAGCGCCCTGCCGCCGTCTCCGATGACCGTGCACTCGAACCCCTCCCGCTCGAGCCCGTAGCTCATCGCCTCGGCCAGGGCCGGCTCGTCCTCCACGATCAGTACGCGGGTCACGCGGCGTGCCCCGATCGCTCGGGCGCCCGCGTGGGCAGGTGGAGACGGAACGTGGAGCCGAGGCCGAGCTCGCTCTGGACCTCGACGCGCCCGCCGTGGTTCTCGGCTACGTGACGCACGATCGCCAGCCCGAGCCCGGTGCCGCCGGTCGCCCGGGAGCGTGCGCGGTCGACGCGGTAGAAGCGCTCGAATATGCGCGGGAGCTCCTCGGCGGGTATGCCGATCCCCTCGTCGGAGACGGCGATGGACGCCCATCCGTCGGAGGCCTCGACGCTCAG
Proteins encoded in this region:
- a CDS encoding gamma carbonic anhydrase family protein gives rise to the protein MPLYEFEGKAPRVHPSAFIAPTASLVGDVTVEEGASVWYGAVVRADYAPVVIRAGANVQDGAVIHGPPGHTTEIGAGATVAHNCVVHGATIGSEALVANGSIVLDGAKVGARCLVAAGSVVQTNAEVEDGMLVAGAPAQVKRPIDGTPAEIWVNLNPQAYRELADRHRTGLREVQASNL
- a CDS encoding response regulator transcription factor, whose amino-acid sequence is MTRVLIVEDEPALAEAMSYGLEREGFECTVIGDGGRALEYVRAWRPDLVLLDVMLPGVSGMDICRTIRRTSSTPIIMVTAKDAEADKVLGLELGADDYVTKPFSIRELVARVRAVLRRGTAPSEEAPPTVVECGPVSLDAERHEVRVRGTVVDLPPKEFALLEALVRRPGRLMTRDSLISQVWGEDYYGDTRTLDVHVKRLRAKVERDPKAPEHLKTVRGLGYRFDA